A single Paenibacillus kribbensis DNA region contains:
- a CDS encoding cupin domain-containing protein: MAVSYMDFTSPSAQFAFDLRNNPAFIKDERNYFNLLSIKQLNTLGNMSMLDTYLDKGNAIEPHYHQNASELVYCISGEIIVSIINPFTKELRHYAIRPGQTASVPQAWWHYDTAAADGTHFLAIFDAPVPEIIPASDMLRLTPAEVFAHVYCLDEAKVKEAFAPLNQTVIIGPPKGCQKATQSAHYQPQPNPASCAYPPYNQGYGLRPYQQSDGNLQRPQAIGNGWADRNGR, from the coding sequence GTGGCGGTTTCTTATATGGATTTTACTTCACCTTCCGCACAATTTGCGTTCGACTTGAGAAACAACCCGGCATTCATCAAAGACGAACGCAATTACTTTAACTTATTGTCCATCAAACAGCTGAATACGTTGGGGAACATGTCGATGCTGGATACTTACCTGGACAAGGGCAATGCTATCGAACCGCATTACCACCAAAACGCTTCGGAACTCGTTTATTGCATCTCGGGCGAAATCATCGTTTCCATCATTAATCCGTTCACTAAGGAACTTCGGCATTATGCCATCCGGCCCGGTCAGACGGCCAGCGTGCCGCAAGCTTGGTGGCATTATGACACCGCCGCCGCCGACGGAACGCATTTTTTGGCGATTTTCGACGCACCGGTACCCGAGATCATTCCCGCTTCCGACATGCTGCGGTTAACGCCGGCCGAAGTATTCGCGCATGTCTACTGCCTTGATGAAGCCAAAGTAAAAGAGGCTTTTGCCCCGCTGAATCAAACCGTGATCATCGGGCCGCCAAAAGGCTGTCAAAAGGCAACTCAGAGCGCTCACTATCAGCCGCAGCCTAATCCTGCCTCCTGCGCCTATCCCCCCTATAACCAGGGCTATGGCCTTCGCCCGTACCAGCAAAGCGACGGCAACCTGCAGCGGCCGCAGGCCATCGGAAACGGCTGGGCGGATAGAAACGGACGATAG
- a CDS encoding iron ABC transporter permease: MSEQKIHKGECEGEALVVELESAEPNTVFERPRRIILTLATGFALLILGLFLSLITGIFPISYAEVLEVLFSSNPNPTLVEVVFQIRMPLALDMLLLGGCLAVSGTLLQLRTANQFASPTLTGLMPGAMVGLCVVLLLGMDIDSFGSMALCIAGAVLGGFIVFTLNKIQFIRGRSAGVHLFMIGFIIDVFLRSTFGFIMLLGEYGEYQQEWAISQGGWGIREGSFTFWLALLTILVVVSVFAFPKQLSPLYIPFAIVLTAVTVWACGTIGYIGLIVPYFMRCMIGNRPRLLILGSILWGGGLLMLAKVISAKINEPVGLPVTPVLACIGVPFLIFMVWREWKRFDC; the protein is encoded by the coding sequence ATGAGTGAACAAAAAATACATAAGGGTGAATGTGAAGGTGAGGCGCTCGTCGTTGAACTGGAATCCGCTGAGCCAAACACAGTGTTTGAACGTCCACGAAGAATTATTTTAACCTTGGCTACAGGGTTTGCTTTATTGATCCTTGGTTTGTTCCTGTCGCTAATCACAGGTATATTTCCTATCAGCTATGCAGAGGTATTGGAAGTGTTATTTTCTTCAAATCCCAATCCCACGCTTGTGGAAGTTGTATTCCAGATTCGTATGCCACTTGCATTGGATATGTTGTTGCTAGGAGGATGTCTGGCCGTTTCAGGAACTCTTTTACAATTACGAACAGCTAATCAATTTGCATCACCAACCTTAACCGGACTTATGCCTGGGGCAATGGTAGGGCTATGTGTTGTCCTTTTGCTTGGGATGGACATAGATTCCTTTGGTAGTATGGCCCTTTGTATTGCAGGAGCGGTGTTAGGGGGATTCATTGTATTTACATTGAATAAAATCCAGTTCATTCGAGGACGGTCTGCGGGAGTTCATTTATTCATGATTGGTTTTATTATTGATGTTTTCCTTCGTTCAACATTTGGATTTATTATGTTACTTGGAGAATATGGAGAATATCAGCAAGAGTGGGCAATCTCTCAGGGAGGCTGGGGAATAAGAGAAGGATCATTCACGTTTTGGCTTGCACTGCTAACAATCCTCGTTGTGGTATCTGTCTTTGCATTCCCCAAGCAGCTTAGTCCGTTATACATTCCCTTCGCGATTGTGTTGACCGCCGTTACTGTGTGGGCATGTGGTACCATCGGATATATAGGACTTATTGTGCCTTATTTCATGCGTTGTATGATAGGAAACCGTCCACGGCTTCTCATTTTGGGTTCCATTTTGTGGGGGGGCGGTCTGTTGATGCTGGCCAAAGTCATTTCTGCTAAAATCAACGAGCCGGTTGGGCTTCCCGTAACCCCGGTGCTGGCCTGTATCGGCGTACCCTTTTTGATCTTTATGGTGTGGAGGGAATGGAAAAGGTTCGATTGCTAA
- a CDS encoding S16 family serine protease — translation MRKDGKVVNRMPSRNPYLFKRIFSIHKEHLLIFALLLIPAIAAFVATRPMPAQYILQGEMHPVKDLGVQGSVFFASVQSGIANNLLERWNVYSSENVSGGEIKFESLAPDEVDSYWKELTETDTLKYSAMQAVHAATELSVIDSETGEATATFSNISELEDARYAELLTHLQELAGNSLGLMTGIGLYEEANNIDFSDGGRHKIAGTGTMEEYGDVGSVGGLEQKLLGAEAAKVDLFFVPADYEWLGEEGNEAEAARVQKEHRLKLRIIPVETLEDAIVYLKQLD, via the coding sequence ATGAGAAAAGATGGAAAGGTTGTGAATCGGATGCCAAGCCGCAATCCATATCTCTTCAAAAGGATATTTAGCATACACAAAGAACATCTACTCATCTTCGCCCTGTTGCTAATCCCGGCTATCGCTGCTTTTGTTGCAACACGGCCTATGCCCGCACAGTATATTTTGCAGGGAGAGATGCATCCGGTCAAAGATCTTGGCGTTCAGGGAAGCGTGTTTTTTGCGTCTGTTCAATCGGGGATTGCCAACAATCTCCTGGAGCGTTGGAATGTATATTCCAGTGAAAATGTATCCGGGGGAGAGATTAAATTTGAATCCCTTGCCCCTGATGAAGTGGACTCTTATTGGAAGGAACTCACAGAGACGGACACACTAAAATATTCGGCGATGCAAGCCGTACATGCAGCGACGGAATTAAGTGTAATAGATAGCGAAACAGGTGAGGCTACGGCGACTTTCTCGAATATAAGCGAATTGGAGGATGCTCGCTATGCGGAGCTATTGACTCATTTGCAGGAGCTTGCGGGAAATTCCCTGGGCTTGATGACAGGCATCGGACTGTATGAGGAAGCCAATAACATCGACTTTTCAGATGGGGGACGTCACAAAATCGCAGGCACTGGCACGATGGAAGAGTACGGAGATGTCGGGTCCGTCGGCGGGCTGGAGCAAAAGCTGCTGGGAGCCGAGGCTGCGAAGGTTGATCTATTTTTTGTACCGGCAGATTATGAATGGCTTGGTGAGGAAGGCAATGAAGCAGAAGCTGCCCGAGTTCAAAAGGAGCATAGACTCAAGCTGCGCATTATTCCCGTAGAAACACTGGAGGATGCTATCGTGTATTTGAAGCAACTAGACTAG
- a CDS encoding ABC transporter substrate-binding protein → MDDYMSWIKLGFFLSVLFLLAAACSTSPKLESTEGNKVRLTLQVWGNPAEVKVYQRVLDAFEKENPNIEVKLVPVPGDQYEQKLLTQLQGSRGPDVFYSYEPTIARLIEAKQVQPLGEFLTSDASDVKAEDFPEGLWGPAKRDGEIYGITPDSNPMVMYYNKKVFKEAGVKTPQEYDDEGKWNWDAFEEVTSKLKAAGKQGYIAENWWAHWYSWVWSNGGRIFDEQGKYVLDHNEKGKEAFRFMYDMVSKGNAVYLGSLPKEQGADAMFMSNQVGMLAAGRWLEPLFSQNQNLDFDYIYWPSNTGKNEPVAIPVAYVAVNKNSPHLQEAMKLASFYVSVKGQEARLVEGGNAMGTLVAADESIMKKATIEHSSYLTEGRNRGHAHGSALAYDAQVPGLNSDITETMDLMFLGKQDAAATIEKLNQIISKAVK, encoded by the coding sequence ATGGACGATTACATGAGCTGGATCAAGCTTGGCTTTTTTCTCAGCGTTCTGTTTTTACTGGCAGCGGCATGCAGTACCTCTCCCAAGCTGGAGAGCACAGAAGGTAACAAAGTGCGGCTGACCCTGCAGGTCTGGGGTAATCCTGCGGAGGTGAAGGTGTACCAGCGGGTATTGGATGCATTTGAAAAGGAAAACCCGAATATTGAGGTTAAGCTGGTGCCTGTGCCGGGAGACCAATATGAGCAAAAGCTGCTGACACAGCTTCAGGGAAGTCGCGGACCGGATGTGTTTTATTCGTATGAACCGACGATTGCGCGTTTGATAGAGGCGAAGCAGGTACAGCCTTTGGGTGAATTTCTAACAAGTGATGCGAGTGATGTGAAGGCCGAGGATTTTCCAGAAGGATTGTGGGGCCCGGCGAAGCGTGATGGGGAAATCTATGGGATCACTCCTGACTCGAATCCGATGGTGATGTATTACAACAAAAAAGTTTTTAAAGAAGCAGGTGTGAAGACACCGCAGGAATATGATGACGAAGGCAAGTGGAACTGGGATGCCTTTGAGGAAGTCACATCGAAGCTGAAGGCTGCAGGGAAGCAAGGCTATATTGCGGAAAACTGGTGGGCTCACTGGTATTCATGGGTGTGGTCGAACGGCGGCCGGATTTTTGATGAACAAGGCAAGTATGTACTGGACCACAATGAAAAGGGCAAGGAAGCCTTCCGCTTCATGTACGATATGGTGAGCAAAGGAAATGCAGTATACCTCGGATCACTTCCCAAGGAACAAGGGGCAGATGCGATGTTCATGTCCAATCAGGTCGGTATGCTGGCGGCGGGAAGATGGCTGGAGCCCTTGTTCAGTCAAAATCAAAACCTCGACTTTGATTATATCTACTGGCCTTCCAACACAGGCAAAAATGAACCTGTCGCTATACCGGTTGCCTATGTAGCCGTGAACAAAAACAGTCCGCATCTGCAAGAGGCCATGAAGCTGGCGTCATTCTATGTTTCTGTGAAGGGACAGGAGGCGCGACTGGTTGAAGGCGGGAATGCCATGGGTACGCTTGTCGCCGCAGATGAGAGCATTATGAAAAAGGCGACGATTGAGCATTCCAGCTATTTGACCGAAGGACGCAACAGAGGCCATGCACATGGCTCCGCACTGGCCTATGATGCTCAGGTACCGGGATTAAACTCGGATATCACGGAGACGATGGACCTGATGTTCCTCGGCAAGCAGGATGCTGCGGCAACGATAGAGAAGCTGAATCAGATCATATCCAAGGCGGTCAAGTAG
- a CDS encoding helix-turn-helix transcriptional regulator translates to MITTPRFAIEQALRTVPFSMSADHVHQAHEIYYLLAGERYYYINQRVYALQKGDLIWISKHDFHRTSNKGSGSHERILINFDESFVATPMPVAPSSDHNPLLLPEKSFLLRPSAEEQRELEHLFRQMLDEYHQEHAYRQMYLQSLLLQLLIRIRRIQSAAPDTIAPERSEKQQRVYSIIEYLHAHYAEKLSLDQLAGHFFISSTYLCRIFKQTTGFTLVEYLQDVRVQQARAYLRETNWKVTSIAEKTGFDSIAHFGRVFKQYTGHTPLQYRKKHQKEQGNGR, encoded by the coding sequence ATGATCACCACCCCCCGTTTTGCCATCGAGCAAGCGCTGCGGACGGTCCCGTTCAGCATGTCCGCCGACCATGTCCACCAAGCGCATGAAATCTACTATCTGCTGGCAGGAGAACGATACTACTACATTAATCAGCGGGTATACGCGCTACAGAAGGGCGATTTGATCTGGATCAGCAAACACGATTTTCACCGTACAAGCAACAAGGGGAGCGGCAGCCATGAGCGAATTTTAATCAATTTCGATGAATCGTTTGTAGCCACGCCTATGCCTGTCGCTCCGTCCAGCGACCACAACCCGCTTCTTCTACCTGAGAAAAGCTTCCTGCTGCGACCTTCGGCGGAGGAACAACGCGAGCTGGAGCACCTGTTCCGGCAAATGCTGGATGAATACCATCAAGAGCATGCATACCGCCAAATGTATCTCCAAAGCTTGCTGCTCCAATTGCTTATCCGAATAAGACGCATACAATCGGCCGCTCCCGATACCATTGCACCGGAACGCAGCGAGAAGCAGCAGCGAGTATATTCGATCATTGAATACCTGCATGCACACTATGCCGAGAAGCTGTCGCTGGATCAACTGGCAGGGCATTTTTTTATTAGCAGCACGTATTTGTGCCGTATTTTCAAGCAAACCACAGGCTTTACCTTAGTAGAGTATCTTCAGGATGTCCGGGTACAGCAGGCACGGGCGTATCTGAGAGAAACAAACTGGAAAGTGACTTCCATTGCTGAAAAAACGGGCTTTGACAGCATCGCTCACTTTGGCCGTGTATTCAAGCAATACACTGGGCATACCCCGTTACAGTATCGGAAAAAGCACCAAAAGGAGCAGGGAAACGGACGATAG
- a CDS encoding GNAT family N-acetyltransferase, producing MTSMTIVEPSVKPGLAAFQAVAEDQEEVQELILKTARWLHSKGSTQWGNLLKGKDDHNLGGAIARGEVIIFRTSEDHALAGAVILQQQPSAWDRKLWGLDDADSEGGTSVYLHRLVVDRERAGKGLGHELMQWIEQGIRFTGKDRIRLDCIAGNDKLSQFYRQCGYTYRGETDGYNIFEKMLIEM from the coding sequence ATGACATCAATGACTATTGTTGAACCATCCGTCAAACCAGGATTAGCAGCTTTTCAGGCAGTCGCCGAAGATCAGGAAGAGGTTCAGGAGTTGATTTTAAAGACGGCCAGATGGCTGCACAGCAAAGGCTCCACGCAATGGGGCAACCTGCTCAAAGGGAAAGATGATCACAACCTGGGCGGCGCTATTGCGCGGGGAGAAGTGATTATTTTCCGCACATCAGAGGATCATGCATTGGCAGGTGCTGTGATCTTGCAGCAGCAGCCCAGTGCGTGGGACCGTAAGTTGTGGGGGCTAGACGATGCTGATTCCGAGGGAGGAACCTCCGTATATTTGCATCGTTTGGTTGTGGATCGAGAGAGGGCCGGGAAGGGACTAGGCCATGAATTGATGCAATGGATTGAACAAGGCATCCGTTTCACAGGCAAGGATCGAATACGGCTGGATTGTATTGCGGGGAATGACAAGCTTAGCCAGTTTTACAGACAATGCGGCTATACGTATAGAGGTGAAACGGACGGCTATAATATTTTTGAGAAGATGCTAATAGAGATGTAG
- the ppdK gene encoding pyruvate, phosphate dikinase, producing MLKRVYSFNEGKLGMKALLGGKGANLAEMTTLGLPIPPGFTVTTEACRAYFTSGGKLPEGLLGEIVIALHDVEEAQSAIFGDAKRPLLVSVRSGSVTSMPGMMDTILNLGLNDETVRGLAKQTGNETFAYDCYRRFIQMFGEVVLGIDAIHFEHLQEQNKQTNGRASDQEVSAGEWKQLIAKYKDLVAERSGQLFPQDVYQQLQLAVEAVFRSWNNMRAKVYRKAYGIPDEQGTAVNIQAMVFGNLGNDSGTGVLFTRNPSTGAKELYGEYMVNAQGEDVVAGVRTPNPIAQLLEEQPLVYDRLEELASLLEHHYRDMQDIEFTIEKGNLYLLQTRSGKRTAQAAVKIAVDLVEEGIISQEEAIQRIEPSHMDQLLHRSIDTSTPLVAIAQGLPASPGAASGRIVFDADTAESWTKDGQKVILVSVETSPDDVHGIIAAEGVLTSRGGMTSHAAVVARGMGKPCICGCDALSIDLDSRSVSIGNLTFQEGENISIDSTSGQVYEGSLSLSEPVITPELLKLLEIADGIRTLKVYTNADTPHDAVKAREFGAEGIGLCRTEHMFFSGNRLPIVQAMILADDQEERITHLNRLLQMQQFDFEAMFSAMDGLSMTIRLLDPPLHEFLPNLEQLQEQQRELELSGGHAEELRRLKNTISKVHELREINPMLGLRGVRLGILFPEIYDMQIEAIFKAAQAALRKGVDVRPGIMIPLVGHSNELKQMRELVDKVAAQVLSEEFKGFRYRVGTMIEVPRAALLADSVAQYADFFSFGTNDLTQMTFGYSRDDAEGKFLGSYMEKNILETNPFQVLDQDGVGKLIEWAVVKGRAKKPFLETGICGEHGGDSESILFCHRSGLDYVSCSPYRVPFARIAAAQAALLVRAEQPERTLSAL from the coding sequence ATGTTGAAAAGAGTGTACTCATTTAACGAAGGTAAGTTGGGGATGAAAGCGCTACTAGGAGGAAAAGGCGCCAATCTCGCGGAAATGACGACACTAGGTCTTCCGATCCCTCCCGGCTTTACGGTGACTACCGAGGCGTGTCGAGCCTACTTTACTTCCGGCGGCAAGCTCCCGGAGGGCTTATTGGGCGAAATCGTAATTGCCCTGCACGATGTTGAGGAAGCCCAGTCGGCTATATTCGGAGATGCGAAGCGGCCTTTGCTGGTATCTGTCCGTTCAGGCTCGGTAACCTCGATGCCCGGTATGATGGATACGATTCTGAATCTGGGTCTGAATGATGAAACCGTGCGTGGACTGGCGAAACAGACGGGAAATGAAACCTTTGCCTATGACTGCTACCGCAGATTTATCCAAATGTTTGGTGAGGTCGTGCTAGGTATAGACGCCATCCATTTTGAACACCTGCAGGAGCAGAACAAGCAAACCAACGGGCGTGCCAGTGACCAGGAGGTTAGCGCAGGAGAATGGAAGCAATTGATCGCAAAGTACAAAGATCTGGTCGCAGAGCGCAGCGGCCAGCTGTTTCCACAGGATGTATATCAGCAATTGCAACTGGCGGTGGAAGCTGTGTTCCGCAGCTGGAACAATATGCGTGCCAAGGTGTACCGGAAGGCTTACGGCATCCCGGATGAACAAGGGACAGCAGTGAACATTCAGGCCATGGTGTTTGGCAATCTCGGCAACGACAGTGGAACCGGGGTACTGTTCACCCGCAATCCCTCCACAGGTGCTAAGGAATTGTACGGCGAGTATATGGTGAATGCCCAGGGCGAGGATGTTGTTGCCGGAGTGCGAACACCCAATCCTATTGCCCAGCTTCTGGAGGAGCAGCCGCTAGTCTATGATCGTCTGGAAGAGCTGGCTTCCTTGCTGGAGCACCATTACCGGGATATGCAGGATATCGAGTTTACGATTGAGAAAGGCAATTTGTATCTGCTACAGACGCGCAGCGGCAAAAGAACGGCGCAGGCGGCTGTAAAAATAGCTGTAGATTTGGTGGAGGAAGGGATTATCAGCCAAGAGGAGGCGATCCAGCGGATCGAGCCGTCCCACATGGATCAACTGCTGCATCGCTCCATTGATACTTCCACACCGCTGGTTGCGATTGCCCAAGGTCTGCCTGCCTCGCCCGGCGCAGCGAGTGGGCGTATTGTCTTCGACGCAGATACGGCAGAGAGCTGGACGAAGGATGGGCAGAAAGTCATCCTGGTCAGTGTGGAAACCTCACCCGACGATGTTCATGGGATCATTGCCGCTGAAGGTGTGCTGACGAGTCGAGGGGGGATGACCAGCCATGCTGCCGTGGTTGCGAGGGGGATGGGTAAACCCTGCATTTGCGGCTGTGACGCGCTGAGCATTGATCTGGATAGTCGGAGCGTCAGCATCGGTAACCTGACCTTCCAGGAAGGGGAAAATATCTCAATCGATTCGACCTCCGGGCAGGTGTACGAAGGCAGTCTGTCCCTGAGCGAGCCGGTCATTACACCGGAACTGCTGAAGCTGCTGGAAATTGCGGATGGCATTCGGACGTTGAAGGTCTACACCAATGCCGATACGCCACATGACGCAGTCAAAGCGCGGGAATTTGGAGCCGAAGGCATCGGGCTTTGCCGGACGGAGCATATGTTTTTCTCGGGCAATCGTCTGCCTATCGTTCAGGCGATGATTTTGGCGGATGATCAGGAGGAGCGGATTACTCATTTGAATCGTTTACTCCAAATGCAACAGTTTGACTTTGAGGCTATGTTCAGTGCGATGGACGGTTTATCGATGACGATCCGCCTGCTGGACCCGCCGTTGCATGAGTTCCTACCGAATCTGGAACAGCTTCAGGAGCAACAGCGGGAGCTTGAGCTTTCTGGCGGCCATGCGGAGGAACTGCGACGTCTTAAAAATACCATCTCCAAGGTGCACGAGCTGCGGGAAATCAACCCTATGCTGGGTCTGCGCGGTGTTCGGCTGGGCATTCTGTTCCCAGAAATATACGACATGCAGATTGAAGCGATCTTTAAGGCCGCGCAAGCGGCATTGCGCAAGGGCGTGGATGTAAGGCCGGGGATTATGATTCCGCTGGTTGGCCACTCCAATGAACTCAAGCAAATGAGGGAACTGGTTGATAAGGTAGCCGCTCAGGTGCTTAGCGAGGAATTCAAAGGGTTCAGATATCGGGTAGGCACGATGATTGAGGTGCCAAGAGCCGCCCTGCTGGCAGATAGCGTGGCCCAGTACGCCGACTTTTTCTCCTTTGGAACCAATGATCTGACCCAAATGACCTTTGGTTACAGTCGTGATGATGCTGAAGGAAAATTCCTCGGCTCCTATATGGAGAAGAATATTCTGGAAACCAATCCCTTCCAGGTGTTGGATCAGGATGGCGTAGGCAAGCTGATCGAATGGGCTGTTGTCAAAGGCAGAGCAAAAAAGCCTTTTCTGGAGACAGGTATCTGTGGTGAGCATGGCGGGGATAGCGAGTCAATTCTCTTTTGTCACCGCAGCGGACTGGACTATGTTAGTTGCTCCCCGTACCGGGTGCCGTTTGCCCGCATTGCCGCTGCTCAAGCAGCCTTGCTTGTCAGAGCGGAGCAGCCTGAGAGAACGTTGTCCGCTTTGTAG
- the shc gene encoding squalene--hopene cyclase, whose translation MGQNIIGIHEEIRRLSGELIQTQQPDGTWRFCFENGTMLDAFVIILFRTLNAEKEDLIRRLHDRILAAQQPEGCWRWYKDEEEGNLSATVEAYYALLCSGYSQPKDEPVQRAKQYILDRGGIGKAASLLTKTLLAATGQRKWPASLSLIPFEMLLLSSSLPLSFFDFSAYSRVHLVPLLIMADRDFSVKTAHTPDLSELYTNRSPAEEPLSRENRKLLEYIQSTLGHLVGTPQRIHQAAVKKAEQYMLERIEGDGTLYTYASSTVLMVFALLALGYDPQHPVITHAVDGLSAMCCKTGGYTTIQNSPSTVWDTALLAYALQEAGVSVRHSAMQKAAVYLRSKQHRKAGDWQIHNPGTAPGGWGFSDTNTIIPDVDDSTAALRAIHSLSERDPAYLESWNRGLNWVISMQNDDGGWPAFEKNTNKEMLTWLAIEGAKSAATDPSEADLTGRALEYLGNFAKLGVRHGFIQRGADWLISHQQPDGSWYGHWGICYIYGTWAALTGLKAVGLPSDHAAVTKGVDWLLAIQNADGGWGESCRSDQAERYVPLYASTPSQTAWALDALIAVHNRPTPEIERGAARLIELLHEDGWASAYPTGAGLPGYFYVHYHSYRYIWPLLALGHYVKKYGDIFPPPQAYIFSRN comes from the coding sequence ATGGGCCAAAATATTATCGGAATCCACGAGGAGATCCGCCGGCTGTCCGGCGAGCTCATCCAAACACAGCAGCCGGACGGCACCTGGCGTTTTTGTTTCGAAAACGGGACGATGCTCGACGCATTCGTAATCATTCTTTTTCGCACGTTAAACGCGGAGAAGGAGGACCTGATCCGGAGGCTGCATGACCGCATCCTTGCCGCGCAGCAACCTGAAGGCTGCTGGAGGTGGTATAAGGACGAGGAAGAAGGCAATCTTTCTGCGACGGTCGAAGCGTATTACGCGTTGTTGTGCTCCGGGTACAGTCAGCCAAAGGACGAACCGGTTCAGCGGGCGAAGCAATACATTCTGGACCGGGGCGGGATCGGAAAAGCGGCGAGCCTGCTGACCAAAACGCTGCTGGCTGCGACCGGGCAAAGGAAATGGCCCGCCTCGCTTTCGCTCATTCCGTTTGAAATGCTGCTGCTGTCTTCCTCTTTACCGCTCAGTTTTTTTGATTTTTCCGCCTATTCCCGCGTCCATCTGGTCCCGCTGCTCATTATGGCCGATCGGGATTTTTCCGTTAAAACCGCCCATACTCCCGATTTAAGCGAGCTTTATACCAACCGAAGCCCAGCCGAGGAGCCGCTTTCCCGGGAAAACCGCAAGCTGCTGGAGTATATCCAGTCCACACTCGGCCATCTGGTCGGCACACCGCAGCGAATCCATCAAGCGGCGGTAAAAAAGGCGGAGCAGTATATGCTGGAACGGATTGAGGGAGACGGAACCCTGTACACGTACGCCAGCAGCACCGTGCTGATGGTGTTCGCGCTGCTGGCCCTCGGATACGACCCACAGCATCCGGTGATCACGCACGCGGTTGACGGCTTGTCCGCCATGTGCTGTAAGACTGGCGGATACACCACCATCCAAAACTCCCCCTCCACCGTCTGGGATACCGCCCTACTGGCCTATGCGCTGCAGGAAGCCGGAGTGAGCGTCCGGCATTCCGCGATGCAAAAAGCTGCCGTCTATTTACGGTCCAAGCAGCATCGCAAAGCCGGAGATTGGCAGATTCACAATCCCGGCACCGCCCCCGGCGGCTGGGGGTTTTCCGACACCAATACGATCATCCCCGACGTCGACGACTCCACGGCCGCCCTTCGCGCCATCCACAGCCTGTCTGAACGCGATCCCGCTTATCTCGAATCCTGGAACCGCGGCCTAAACTGGGTGATATCGATGCAAAACGACGACGGCGGCTGGCCGGCCTTTGAAAAAAACACCAACAAGGAAATGCTCACCTGGCTGGCGATCGAAGGGGCAAAATCGGCGGCCACCGATCCGTCGGAGGCGGATCTTACCGGTCGAGCGCTGGAGTACCTGGGGAATTTCGCCAAGCTCGGCGTCCGGCACGGCTTTATCCAACGCGGGGCCGACTGGCTGATCAGCCATCAGCAGCCGGACGGTTCATGGTACGGCCACTGGGGGATATGCTACATTTACGGGACTTGGGCGGCGCTAACGGGCCTGAAGGCCGTGGGGCTTCCTTCCGATCATGCCGCTGTAACCAAAGGGGTGGATTGGCTGCTTGCCATCCAAAACGCGGACGGCGGCTGGGGGGAATCGTGCCGCAGCGATCAGGCGGAGCGTTATGTGCCGCTTTACGCCAGCACGCCTTCGCAAACGGCCTGGGCGCTCGACGCGCTGATCGCGGTGCACAACCGGCCTACGCCCGAGATCGAGCGAGGTGCCGCCAGATTGATCGAACTGCTGCACGAAGACGGCTGGGCAAGCGCGTATCCGACCGGTGCCGGTTTACCGGGGTATTTTTACGTCCACTATCACAGCTATCGGTACATCTGGCCACTTCTGGCGCTGGGCCATTATGTCAAGAAATACGGGGACATATTCCCCCCGCCGCAAGCATATATATTCAGTAGAAATTGA